The window CTTAAACTCTGTTAATCTGAGAATATATTTTCTCCTCTTCACCAGCACAATCTCGTTGAAGTCTCCCATAGAGACGGACATAATCCTGCAATATAACTCAATTTGTCCCACTCagcaaatttctcttctcttgtaTGAGCCCCATACACCAAAAAAACattattgaaattatttttaataagaccCTTTCAACACATAACTAAAGCTTCCCTTTATGACAGCGACTCATTTTAAACATTATTTCATCCCAAATTAACACTAAACCACTTGAGGCACCATCCGATTCAACATATTTTCATCCCGCAATATCATTCCCCAAATTCTTATTACATCAAACTTCGTTACTTCTTGCCACTTAGTACTAAACAAGTCTAACatattcattataattttttttttgagatttattattattattaagatttAACTCATACATAtctttagaatatatattaagataattaattaaaatacattttataaaaagtaaatattttttatttgtttaatatgTTTGTTGTATATTTTGTTGAGTCAAGATTTAAATATTAATTCTTGTgatgataaatataattaatgtTTCTTATTATGTGCATAACAATTATCAGATTGCTTTATGATAGAAAAGTTGCTACACATTGTAATCAAGTCAAAAAAGGAAGTTATTTTCAATTAAAGTTAATGGCTATCTCCTTAGTGAGTGCAACGAACGACTACTACAACAATTAGGGAAATGATTTATACATTAAAGGAAATTATCAACAAGCTCTATATATGATGATTTGTTCAAAGAAAAAGGCAATCAATTTGAACTGAACTAGATTCAATTCACAACCTTTGCTGATATAGTTTTCTTCTTTGATATTTAGTGTGTTTCCATTTTTATGTTGTCTATATTAAATTCTGATTGGGAGATatagaagataaaaaaatattcacttaagagttatttttatttttgtttaaatgtTTGTCACgagaattgttttttttttagttggcaCTTAGAGATTACTAAGTTTGGGATAATTTAAATGAGCGATAAAAATGTGAATAAAGGCAAACCAAGatatattgtaaaaaaaaaattaaaattttagatataAATATGGAAAATCTAATGATATAATATAATCGTAGCATCTTTTAGATTCGATTAAGtacatgtttgggcgccattattttgttaaaaaaagatcttttttcaatgaaaaaagatctttttttattttttaacgtgtttggcaaatttctagtagtaaaagtaaaagcactagtaaaatcaaaaaaagatcttttttgagaagctgtaatttacatctttttttaaaagatcttttttctttaaaaaaaaagatgtttttcatgtaataaataaacaaaaaagtacttttatattgttatatccaaacataattgattgataaaaagacctttttacatgagatatccaaacataaaattacttttacttctctataagatcttttaaaaaaagataactcgaaaaaagatctttttttaaaagctcacccaaacaagccctaagtCAATTAGAATCTTActaaatcaattatatatataaaaaaattgattattttaagTTAGAAATGAATGGATAGAGTTAATTTGTTGAATGGATAAgtaataaaattaattgattaattcatTAGAAGAAAACCAAACTTTTGTCTCTTCATAAAATAACCGattgttttaaaagaaaaactgTTTTCATTCACAAATCAATTGATTATTTGTAGGGTCGTTAAATGGGCTAGCCTAACCTATTTAGATTCGACCGTTTAAGTTCGCTTCAATTACGGGCTATAAATTTTTAGTTTGGACTGTTTATAGTCAGTTCAATGGGTTAAACGGATTCgcctatttatctttttattttattttttaaaaaatatttgtgatacaaaatattatttttatgtcaaAAACTTTAATCAAACAGtatttttttagttgatgggGCGTATTTTCGAGTCGAGTCAGGAGAAATATTGTCTAaaagtgttatttaaaaaaatatataaaaaaattaaatgagccACCTGTTAAACTTGTAATTTTTTTCGAGTTAATCGAATTCAGCCCGTTTAGTCCGAAATTTAAATAGActtaattttaaagataaaatctACCCGTTAAACGGATAAATATATTGACATGATGGGTTTAGTCTATTTCAACAGGCCtaattatttgaataataattttttttttgtgtaaatGGTGATTTCTCCAACTTCAAAAAAAACTCACACTTAacaattaatataacataattagAGTCATTGCAACAAATTAATAAACACAGTAAAAAGAGATTTATAAActattacaattataaaaattaaataattaaaaaaaattaatgataaattataaaattattaatattaggattgaaaagaaaaagttaagatccgaaactaaaaatattaatgttaaaattataaaataaaataaatgataaaataataattcaaataaattaaagataaattttaaaattaagtgactagttaataaataaaattgaaaaacatGGTTTGTTACTTAAAAATAAAAGAGTTGTGCTAGTAACTAGGAGTGGAGCTATACAAGAGGAGATCGAGATTCGAGATTCGAGATTCGAGAGATCGTTGTTTGTTGCAGAGATGGAATCATCGTCACCACCAGAGAGCCGTAAGATCTATATGGAACTGTTGCAGAAGCTCCAATCTGAGCCATCTGAGGATGTTCCTCCTTCTCTCGAGTATTCCATGATTATGGATGAGTTGAGGAGAATAGATCGATACATGGAGGGGCAATTCAGATCCATTATCCGGGAACAAGCTCGCCAAAGGGATGCCATAGTTCGTGAGAAACCCCAATTTGAGCCATCTGATGAGTATGTTCCCAAGAGGCCCAAGTATGAACACTCAGCGGAGCCATCTGAGTGAGTTGCCCTAATTTACCTATCAATTGAATTCAATTTTCATAAAAGAATTATTTACAGTTATTTACAACTGATCATGGCTCTTTCCAATGATAGCACATTGAAAGCTCAAGAAGAAGCAGTTCAACCTCCACCTCCAGAGGATTCCATCATTCTACGTTGATATAATGCCATTTAATTAAACTCTTCTTTTGATTTACGTTGTTGCTTCCTTGTTTTTATAAATTGCTATATGTATAAGCACATTGTCACAATAAAACTGACTTCTTTAGGTCACCCTTGTGCCAGCAAATTGAAAGCATGTTAAACATTTCTGTTCAATTTTTTGCTACTGTTCTTGACAAAACGGAAACTAAGTTTGAAAATGGATCTTCATCCTCAACTTGGAACTTCTTGGGGTTCCAACTGGGATGATGGTGGTGTTGTGGACAAAGAGGAAAGACTATGATGAAGGTGATGTCATGGAAGAGACATGCAAAATGGAGGCAAAATTTGTGGAAGGCTCAGAGGAGGTGAGGAAGCAACTTCATTATTATTGCTATGTGTGTAACAAATAATCTTAAAGGTGGAATTGTTCCCATGGCATATCCTATATCTAAGAAGATATATTTCAAACATTCAAGGGCAATCTTGCAAATTTCATAAATAGATAATATCTATGGTGTGTGTTCACTGCCAAAGGGATTTGCCCAGCAATTTTGCTACATGTTTTAATCAATGTTTTGAAAATGACATGAATAACATTAAGCTTGAAAAGGAACAATTTGTTGCTTGTGTAAAGGAATTGGAGACTGAAGTGTCTCTGAGGCTTTTGGTTAAGGGTTCTACCGagcaatttctctttgttttaataatgcaaaaaggggaaaaagaatttaattaaggATTTTTTTCATGCTTTGATATATCACAATTAGATttctttaatataaaaaatagttgttttgaaaaattgagagaataaacATAAACATGGATATAAACATAATATGTTTTCTTAGATAAAGGAGGAACTAAGTATTAATTATCCTGTTATCATGTTAAGTTGCTTTTGCATTTGATATTGATTTTGTGATTGAAAAATCTGTTTTTCATATGCGCTTTTTCATTTAACAACACAAGTTAGATTAACTTTTATATATTGTAACATGTATGATGAAGATGATAAACtaataaatcataaatcataAATGAATTATCATGGTTTATCATATATAAGTGAAAAATGAAAAGTGAAAACGGGTGATCAATATTTGATTCAATTATACTAGTAGTATATTACAGTGTTAAAAACTATAATGTTAACTTAGATTTTGGTACTTTATCTTTCCAGTAAAATTGATTCTTAATGTCAAGAGATACTCTTATATGAGTGGTTTTGTTTTTGTGAATATCGcattaaaaaaagtataaaaaagaatttaatctCATAATTAGCTAATTTTATTTCAGTTGGATAAATTAGaatataaaagaatttaaaaattaatagtttaaacttaaaaaattccatttagtttatataaatatatataataacttattTTTGTTCCATCAATAATTTAGCATCATAAGAAACTCGTTAAAAGATGTATGTAGTAATTTGTTTATGTATATATACACCactaataaactttttttttttcttttgaaagaaatattaggaagacagcTGTATAGATCCACGATTTTCAGCATATGTCCTTGAATCTTGTTGATTATCATACCAAAGGACACTATCAATGAAAATTATTTTCTCTAAAACTTGATTAGAATATTATCATTATTTGGAACCATAATAATCCTTGGGATTAATGCAATTCCTCCTATTTTAATCTCTGTAAGTATTTTGCATTCAACTAAGTGATTTTTAAATCTCCTAACCTATAGTCGTgtaccattatataagtcatctGACTGGTTTATGTTCCTAAATAACGTCACCAAAACActaatataaattacaaaataatatattatataaaatttatagttatgTATGTATggctaaaaatattataaaaaagaaataaatacttATAGTCAAAACTCTTAAgctctctaaattttaatataataatagatTGTCTATTTGAGTGATTTTGCATGTACTCAATGaattattttgtaaatttttctcCCAATGTGCATTTCAATTTAGGTACACTCTTATATCACATGAAGACAAAATAGTTAAAAACATAATAATGGTTAGAAATCTAAAAAACAAACTTAATAAAACTATCACAATTGTTTTAGTTTATCCCATCTCATCAAGttctaacacaaaaaaaaaaaaaaaaaaaacttataaatttattaaaaatctcTAAATTTTAGTATAAATTAATGAAATCtctataaaattcaattattagatcacacatcatacacaaaTCACAAAATACTAAAACATAAATTATACCCTAATCTAACCTTATTATTTATTCTAGTGGTAACTAACTCTATCCACTAAATTCCATTTTTTTCAAATCAACCTAATTGTTGTATGATTTAGTTACCACTAGACATACGTCATGTTTTACCATTGTTGTGATTTATGTATGATATGTGAACTAATCGAATTTAGTAGAGATTACATTAGTTTatgcaataaaaaatattatacttaGTGAAAAAAATGTAGGTGAAATATTgtgtatttataaataagttttttttgtcGTTTTAGCCTTTCAAGCAAAAAATTTGATTAAACATAACAAATACATTTAATAATATCATGTCTCATGTTAAACTATTATAGGACCAGTACAACAATTTAATGTAAATTGTGATAGGATGAAAAGATTTACtggtttaaatttaaaatacttcacaaaattaacaaataataaataaataatttttataaatattttattttaattcaaaataatGCATTTttgtaagtaattaatttttataccatTTAAAATTTTTGAGGAAATAAACTCCATTcatgataaaattataataaaattactctcATTTATAGAATAGAATGGTGACTTTTGTACAAAAAAAATCTTGTCCAAACAAAATAATCATCTTCAATTGCAATGAAAATAATTGACAATACATCACAAGACATATTGATTACCAATTTTTTCCATCTCCAACTTGAATTACAAATAGCAGAAGTAgaacaaataattagaaattcacAATTCAAATAAGAATCATTTATATATTGACCGAATgatcaatatataatatttatagacCATGAAGAAGCTCAAAAT is drawn from Arachis hypogaea cultivar Tifrunner chromosome 12, arahy.Tifrunner.gnm2.J5K5, whole genome shotgun sequence and contains these coding sequences:
- the LOC112726244 gene encoding uncharacterized protein translates to MESSSPPESRKIYMELLQKLQSEPSEDVPPSLEYSMIMDELRRIDRYMEGQFRSIIREQARQRDAIVREKPQFEPSDEYVPKRPKYEHSAEPSDTLKAQEEAVQPPPPEDSIILR